The following are encoded in a window of Brevibacillus sp. DP1.3A genomic DNA:
- a CDS encoding spore coat protein, whose product MQRFAAHEFLETQEALRSKHAAIEMHGLLAEMAQDPQLTSIINRHQQMIMTAYQQGISLLQGKGFNIAPAPIQLRVAQPTAVGLNNPQMAAPNPHPTRLSDMTIATLMLNWHKAGSAIGMLWAAECVDPGIRQYHVNGANACQQMAYETWQYLNARGYYQAPQLADHTMNTMINAYQPQQQMLL is encoded by the coding sequence ATGCAACGATTTGCTGCTCATGAATTTTTGGAAACACAAGAAGCACTCCGCTCCAAACACGCCGCGATTGAAATGCACGGATTACTTGCCGAGATGGCGCAAGACCCTCAATTAACAAGCATCATTAACCGGCATCAGCAAATGATCATGACTGCATACCAACAAGGGATTAGCCTATTGCAAGGAAAAGGATTCAACATAGCGCCAGCCCCTATTCAATTACGTGTAGCCCAACCGACTGCTGTTGGTCTAAATAACCCACAGATGGCTGCGCCCAACCCGCACCCAACCCGCTTGTCTGATATGACAATCGCTACCTTGATGTTGAATTGGCATAAAGCGGGTTCCGCTATCGGAATGCTGTGGGCGGCAGAGTGTGTGGACCCAGGTATCCGACAATATCATGTAAATGGCGCGAATGCATGCCAGCAAATGGCGTATGAAACTTGGCAATACTTGAATGCAAGAGGCTACTACCAAGCTCCGCAGCTTGCCGATCATACGATGAATACGATGATTAACGCCTACCAGCCTCAACAGCAAATGCTCCTGTAA
- a CDS encoding ferredoxin, protein MATWDLSQTKHHVLICNGGSCMRKGGEEVTVAIREAITNAGLDDYVHTTRTRCNGRCEDACVMIVYPEGIWYENVTPEDAQLLVEEHFQNGRPVEALMTHRFETNGFVRTIDTKPGILKSQKAKK, encoded by the coding sequence GTGGCAACATGGGACTTATCTCAGACAAAGCATCATGTGCTGATCTGTAATGGTGGAAGCTGTATGCGCAAGGGTGGCGAAGAGGTTACGGTAGCGATACGCGAAGCGATTACCAACGCAGGTTTGGATGACTATGTACATACAACCCGCACGCGTTGCAACGGGCGATGTGAGGACGCATGCGTGATGATCGTGTACCCCGAGGGAATCTGGTATGAAAACGTGACGCCAGAAGATGCACAGCTGTTGGTGGAAGAGCATTTTCAAAACGGCAGACCAGTAGAGGCCTTGATGACGCATCGCTTCGAAACGAACGGTTTTGTGCGTACGATAGACACCAAGCCTGGTATCTTAAAATCACAAAAGGCAAAAAAATGA
- a CDS encoding glycine C-acetyltransferase translates to MASKTLEHFLHENLADLKSKGLYNVIDPLQSANGPVITIAGKELINLSSNNYLGLATDQRLVDAAIAAASKYGVGAGAVRTINGTLDLHVKLEEKLAAFKHTEAAIAYQSGFNCNMAAISAVMDKDDAILSDELNHASIIDGCRLSRAQIIRVNHSDIDDLRAKAKEAKESGKYKKLMVITDGVFSMDGDVAKLPEIVEVAEQYDLITYVDDAHGSGVLGKGAGTVKHFGLSDKIDFQIGTLSKAIGVVGGYVAGRQDLIDWLKVRSRPFLFSTSLTPADVAASIAAIDILMNSTELHDKLWDNGHYLKKGLKELGFNIGESETPITPCIIGDEQQTQEFSKRLYEEGVYAKAIVFPTVPKGTGRVRNMPTAAHSKEMLDRALSIYEKVGKEMGILK, encoded by the coding sequence TTGGCGAGCAAAACACTTGAACATTTTTTACATGAAAATCTGGCAGATTTGAAGAGCAAGGGACTGTACAACGTCATAGACCCATTGCAAAGCGCGAATGGTCCTGTCATTACGATTGCAGGAAAAGAACTGATCAACCTCTCCTCCAATAACTATCTGGGCTTGGCTACTGATCAACGTCTTGTAGACGCTGCGATTGCAGCAGCAAGCAAATACGGCGTAGGGGCAGGGGCTGTTCGTACAATTAATGGTACCTTGGACTTGCATGTGAAGCTGGAAGAAAAGCTCGCTGCCTTCAAGCACACGGAAGCCGCTATTGCCTACCAATCTGGTTTTAACTGCAACATGGCTGCGATCTCTGCTGTCATGGACAAGGACGATGCGATTCTTTCTGACGAGTTGAACCACGCCTCCATTATTGATGGATGCCGCCTGTCTCGTGCACAAATTATCCGTGTGAATCACTCCGATATCGATGACTTGCGTGCGAAAGCGAAGGAAGCGAAAGAATCTGGCAAATATAAAAAGTTGATGGTCATTACTGACGGCGTATTTTCGATGGATGGCGATGTTGCCAAGCTGCCGGAAATCGTAGAGGTAGCCGAACAATATGACTTGATTACGTATGTAGACGATGCCCACGGCTCTGGTGTTCTCGGTAAAGGGGCAGGAACGGTTAAGCATTTTGGCCTGTCTGATAAAATCGACTTCCAAATCGGAACACTTTCCAAAGCAATTGGGGTAGTCGGCGGTTATGTAGCGGGACGCCAGGATCTGATCGACTGGCTCAAAGTACGCAGCAGACCGTTCCTGTTCTCGACTTCGCTGACTCCAGCGGATGTGGCTGCTTCCATTGCGGCTATCGATATTTTGATGAACAGCACCGAGCTGCACGACAAGTTGTGGGATAACGGACATTACCTCAAAAAAGGCTTGAAAGAACTCGGCTTCAATATCGGGGAGAGCGAAACGCCTATCACTCCTTGCATTATCGGAGACGAACAGCAGACTCAAGAGTTCAGCAAGCGACTGTATGAAGAGGGCGTGTACGCGAAAGCGATCGTGTTCCCGACTGTACCAAAAGGAACTGGCCGTGTACGGAATATGCCAACAGCGGCACATAGCAAAGAAATGTTGGATCGTGCCCTTAGCATCTACGAAAAAGTTGGGAAAGAAATGGGGATCCTGAAATGA
- a CDS encoding L-threonine 3-dehydrogenase: MKKILVTGALGQIGSELIMKLRDIYGADQVIATDIRKNEDDPVVQSGPFEVLDVTDGNRMFELAKIHGVDTIMHLAALLSATAEAKPLLAWNLNMGGLVNALEAARELNCQFFTPSSIGAFGPTTPKDNTPQDTIQRPTTMYGVNKVSGELLCDYYYQKFGVDTRGVRFPGLISYVAPPGGGTTDYAVDIYYKAIQHGAYTSYIGRGTYMDMMYMPDALNAIVSLMEADSSKLIHRNAFNVTAMSIEPEDVAAAIRKHIPEFTLSYEVDPVRQAIADSWPNSIDATAALQEWGFKAEYDLDKMTEDMLAKLRGKLLQQVG; this comes from the coding sequence ATGAAAAAAATTCTGGTAACCGGGGCGTTAGGACAAATTGGTTCCGAACTCATCATGAAATTACGCGATATTTACGGAGCGGATCAAGTCATCGCCACAGATATCCGGAAAAACGAAGACGATCCTGTCGTGCAATCGGGTCCATTCGAAGTTCTTGATGTCACTGACGGGAACCGGATGTTTGAGCTGGCGAAGATACATGGCGTGGATACCATTATGCATTTGGCTGCCCTGTTGTCTGCAACAGCTGAAGCAAAGCCTCTCTTGGCATGGAACCTGAACATGGGCGGGCTGGTAAACGCTCTGGAAGCAGCACGTGAGTTGAACTGCCAGTTCTTTACGCCGAGCTCGATTGGTGCATTTGGTCCAACTACACCAAAGGACAACACGCCGCAGGACACGATTCAACGGCCTACGACCATGTATGGTGTAAATAAAGTATCCGGTGAGTTGCTCTGCGATTACTATTATCAAAAATTTGGGGTAGATACGCGTGGCGTACGCTTCCCAGGTCTGATCTCGTATGTAGCGCCTCCAGGTGGTGGTACGACTGACTACGCAGTAGACATTTACTACAAGGCGATCCAGCATGGAGCGTATACGTCCTACATCGGCAGAGGCACGTACATGGATATGATGTATATGCCTGATGCGCTGAATGCGATTGTTTCCCTGATGGAAGCAGATTCCTCCAAGCTCATTCACCGCAATGCGTTCAACGTGACTGCGATGAGCATTGAGCCAGAAGATGTAGCAGCAGCGATCCGTAAACACATTCCTGAGTTTACGCTCTCTTATGAAGTCGACCCTGTGCGTCAGGCGATTGCCGACAGCTGGCCGAACTCCATTGATGCTACGGCTGCCCTGCAAGAGTGGGGCTTCAAAGCGGAGTACGACCTGGACAAAATGACGGAGGACATGCTCGCAAAACTGCGGGGAAAGTTGCTCCAACAAGTCGGATAA
- the xerS gene encoding tyrosine recombinase XerS — protein MSVTKQRDALQLLQTVGSYPWYVEKFIEHKKAKKNSPSTLLGYLRDFSFFFRWMMTEGLSTATDMKDIPLSDLNDLKKETVESYILYLQESHLYERSVLLSNPTKSAKKEYSDRTISRKISSLKSLFHYLSALAEDENGESYLTRNVLAKIELEITELTPLARAHAIRAKILIDDEIYQFVDFVYNGYLAHCDTEKKKQYHMQNRDRDTALIAMILSGGFRVSEIVSLDLSDIIMEKNQLKLIRKGKKEDAPFFSDWGKEYLAKYLQLRDKYNPEPQEDAVFLAVSPTNPNGHRIEVRSVQKLVKKYAKAFGIPDLSVHKLRHSFATQFLRLNPDPHQLQAQLGHSKIETTMQYAHVLEDALGKAVNRTT, from the coding sequence ATGTCCGTTACCAAACAGCGCGATGCCTTGCAGCTTTTGCAAACAGTAGGCTCCTACCCATGGTATGTCGAAAAGTTTATTGAGCATAAAAAAGCAAAAAAGAATTCACCCTCCACCTTGCTTGGATACCTCCGCGATTTCTCTTTTTTCTTTCGCTGGATGATGACAGAAGGATTGAGTACCGCGACGGATATGAAGGACATTCCGTTAAGCGATTTGAATGACTTGAAGAAGGAAACGGTAGAAAGCTATATTTTATACTTGCAGGAGTCGCATCTATATGAGCGATCCGTTTTGCTCTCGAACCCTACCAAAAGCGCGAAAAAAGAGTATAGCGACCGCACCATCAGCAGAAAAATATCGAGCCTGAAATCGCTTTTTCATTACTTGTCTGCCCTCGCTGAGGATGAGAATGGGGAATCGTATTTGACGCGGAATGTACTTGCCAAAATCGAGCTGGAGATCACGGAGCTGACTCCCCTCGCACGCGCCCACGCCATTCGGGCAAAAATCCTGATTGACGACGAAATCTATCAGTTCGTCGATTTTGTCTACAACGGATATCTGGCCCATTGTGATACGGAAAAAAAGAAGCAGTATCACATGCAAAACCGCGACCGGGATACTGCCTTGATCGCGATGATTCTCTCCGGTGGCTTCCGTGTGTCAGAGATCGTCAGTCTCGATCTATCCGACATTATTATGGAAAAAAACCAGTTGAAATTGATCCGCAAAGGAAAGAAAGAGGACGCTCCTTTTTTCAGTGACTGGGGCAAGGAGTACTTAGCCAAATACTTGCAGCTACGTGACAAATACAATCCCGAACCGCAAGAGGACGCTGTTTTTCTCGCTGTTTCCCCGACCAATCCGAATGGGCATCGCATTGAAGTGCGGTCTGTCCAAAAACTGGTCAAAAAGTATGCCAAAGCATTCGGCATCCCCGATTTGTCTGTCCATAAGCTTCGTCACAGCTTTGCTACACAGTTTCTCCGCTTGAATCCTGACCCCCATCAGCTCCAAGCACAACTGGGGCACTCCAAAATCGAAACGACCATGCAGTATGCCCATGTACTAGAAGATGCTCTGGGTAAGGCTGTGAACAGAACTACGTAA